The sequence AAATATAACTTGGATCGTCGAAACGCCTGAAGAATGCATTCCAACTGGCATTCCGCGTCCATTGTCTTTTATACTAACACTATCGTCTTTGTGTAAAGTAACGATTATTTCATTACCGTAGCCAGATAAAGCTTCATCTACGGAATTATCAACAATCTCATATACTAAATGATGCAAACCTCTAGTATCTGTTGACCCAATATACATTCCCGGCCTTTTACGGACAGCATCTAATCCTTCAAGAACTTGAATGGATTCATCGTTGTATTCTACTTTTATTTTTTTTGGCATTAAAAAAACTCCTTAACCATTATTACGAGTTACTTAGTGCGTTAATTAAAACTTACCTCAAAAAAATCCTTTTTCAAGTGCACAATTAAAAAGCTCACTTCGTATTCATCCGTTTATTTATCTAAGCATCTATTCAATAATACTCTATCTAACAACGATTGAAAAGAAAAAATCGCTATTTCTGTAAAAAAAGGGAAAGTATGTTCGCATTCAAAAAATGCACATCTCCTGCTTTACTATTAAACTAGTTCTCATAGTAAAACGCAAGAGGCAACTTAATTTCAATTCTTTTGCAACCGTTAAACAATGCTCTCTCTATAATTTGGTTCAGCTTTATTCAATCGATTTTAACTAGCCTTACAGTAGAATAAGTGGTAAAATATGGCTTATCGGCAATCAAGTTGCTGAGTTAGGAGTGAGTGAAGTTGGTAAAAATTATACTCATGTTTATTACAGCCTACCTCTTAGGTTCTATACCATCTGGAGTGTGGTTAGGTAAAAAACTATATAAAAAAGATATTCGTAATTATGGCAGTGGAAATTCAGGAACCACTAATACGTTTCGTGTATTAGGCGTAAAAGCTGGCATACTTGTATTGCTAGCAGACGTTTTAAAAGGAACATTAGCAGCGAGTTTGCCCTACTTAGTGCATTCTGATTTGAATCCAATGGTATTAGGCCTAGGAGCCATCCTAGGACACACATTCCCAATATTCGCTGAATTCAAAGGCGGAAAAGCAGTCGCTACCAGCGCAGGGGTTCTTCTGGCATACAATCCGACTTTTTTTATTTTCTGCGT is a genomic window of Carnobacterium sp. CP1 containing:
- the plsY gene encoding glycerol-3-phosphate 1-O-acyltransferase PlsY — its product is MFITAYLLGSIPSGVWLGKKLYKKDIRNYGSGNSGTTNTFRVLGVKAGILVLLADVLKGTLAASLPYLVHSDLNPMVLGLGAILGHTFPIFAEFKGGKAVATSAGVLLAYNPTFFIFCVVLFLVILFFSRMVSFSSMLALLIITPSTLLTNDWILTTIAAVLTVFIIYRHKDNIKRIRNGTESKVPFGFGYKKDSSQTKK